The region CAGAACTGGTTATAAGATAAAAGGGACAGGCGAATTATGCTTGACACTACAGCTTCTATTTTATATTAAAGGCCAATTTAAAATGTGAGGAATTCATATGCTGAGAATTGCAAGGATGATCGTTCCTGATCAAAAACCGTATATCATGTTATGTCCAGAACCGCTTTAGATGGGTATCCTTTTAATGATATTGAAAAAGACAAGCTGGTTGATATTATCAAGCGATTGAGCAAAATCTATTTTGCCGATATTCTGGGATATTGCATCATGGGCAATCATTTCCATTTATTGGTTA is a window of Pseudomonadota bacterium DNA encoding:
- a CDS encoding transposase, with amino-acid sequence MSRTALDGYPFNDIEKDKLVDIIKRLSKIYFADILGYCIMGNHFHLLVRMHPETYLNDEEVKKRYILYYGNDNNFSPDHIPHYRSKWSSLSEFMRE